GGAGGCAAAAAAAAGTCCCCCGTGCGCGTGTGCGCACGGGGGACTTTTCATAGTCGCTGTCTACTTGGGTTGGATGGCTTCGAGGTCCACGGCGATGTTGACCGTGTTGCCAACCATGAAGCCGCCGCCGTCCATGGGCGCGTTCCAGTCGACGCCGTAGTCGCGGCGGTCGACGGAGAACAGGGCGGTCACGCCCCGGCGGGTGTTGCCCCAGGGATCGACGATCGTCTCGTTCATGCCGGTGACGGCCAGCTCAACGTCGTGGGTGGTGCCCTTGATGGTCAGCTTGCCTGCCACGGTGTAGCCCTTGTCGGTCTGGATGACCCGGGTGCTCTTGAAGGTCATGGTCGGATGGATTTCGGCCGCGAAGAAGTCGCCGCTCTTGAGGTGTGCGTCACGGGCCGCGACACCGGTGTTGACGCTGTTCACCTGGATGGTGACGTCAAAGGCGGTGGGCTTGTCCTTGTCGAAATCAATGGTGCCGGACACGTCCGGGAACATGCCGCGAACCTGCGCGATCATCAGGTGTCGGATGGAAAAGTGGGCGGCGGAATGGTCCGGGTCAAGTTTCCAGGTCTGGGCGTTGGCCGTTCCGGTCAGGGCCAGGATCAACAGCAGGGCTGCGGGCGCCAGCAGCGCGCGCAGAGAGTTAATGTTCTTCATGTTCATAATCCTTGTTTTGTTGTACGGATTCGATCTCCATCCCTTACCATAAGCTGTTTTCCGGGAATCGCAAGAGGGCCTGTCGATTTAAGAGAATGAAGGCGGCTTGGGCCGGGACTTCCTGTTTTTGGCGCACAGCCGGTAGGTCAGCAGTGCGCCGAAGATGGCGCCCACGACCAGGGTGCCGAGCAGGAGCAGGATGCGCGAGGTGGCGAAGGTGAACCAAAGAAACGAGACCTGGGTCTGCTCGGTGTTCTGAAGCAGGAAGATGATCCACAGAACAACCAGGGTGGCGATGGCGCCGAGCCGTACTTTCTGCCAGGTGGTCATTCCGGTTTGGGACTGGTTCTGATCGATGTGAGATGGGGTGTTGTCCATGAGAATCTCCTTGTCCGGGGACTAGATCCATTTTCGTTTTTTGAAATACAGGAGCATGCCCACTGCCACGCAGGCCATGCCGCCGAGAAGAAGGAAGTAGCCGTAGCGCAGCTTCAACTCGGGCATGAAGTCGAAGTTCATGCCGTAGACCCCGGCCATGAAGGACAGGGGAATGAAGATGGTGGCGAAGATGGTCAGAAACTTCATCACGTCGTTGAGGCGGTTGGCCACGGCCATGTTGTAGCTGTTCAGATGGTCGTTGAGCATCTCCCGGTAGATTTCCACCGCCTCGGCGACCTGCTCGGCCATGTCCGCGAGATCGCGGAGGTACGGGTTGATCTCTTCGGAGATGAGTTCGTTCTCGGTCTTGACCAGCTTGAGGGCGATCTCCCGGGCCGGACGCACGGCCCGGCGCACGAAGGCCATTTCGCGGCGATA
The sequence above is a segment of the uncultured Pseudodesulfovibrio sp. genome. Coding sequences within it:
- a CDS encoding YceI family protein gives rise to the protein MKNINSLRALLAPAALLLILALTGTANAQTWKLDPDHSAAHFSIRHLMIAQVRGMFPDVSGTIDFDKDKPTAFDVTIQVNSVNTGVAARDAHLKSGDFFAAEIHPTMTFKSTRVIQTDKGYTVAGKLTIKGTTHDVELAVTGMNETIVDPWGNTRRGVTALFSVDRRDYGVDWNAPMDGGGFMVGNTVNIAVDLEAIQPK
- a CDS encoding lipopolysaccharide assembly protein LapA domain-containing protein, which translates into the protein MDNTPSHIDQNQSQTGMTTWQKVRLGAIATLVVLWIIFLLQNTEQTQVSFLWFTFATSRILLLLGTLVVGAIFGALLTYRLCAKNRKSRPKPPSFS